Proteins encoded together in one Diabrotica undecimpunctata isolate CICGRU chromosome 3, icDiaUnde3, whole genome shotgun sequence window:
- the LOC140437650 gene encoding serine hydrolase-like protein: MVLSPLNDMDENNEESRNINEINISVAWGHIAVKTWGEPHHKHVLMFHGVGDNAGTFDNLVPLLPRNFYYICTDFPSHGNSSHLPLSLPINSNDFLFVVKMIMDYFNKDKYIYIGHSMGGLIGFWICKIYPERFEKFISLDGSHFFTIEGKDSVNYLKVIISKQEKMLQYLLQRKGLEYTYDEIAEIVSTRRYGDEVLTKKATEPLLKRCLEPTGNGTYYYTTDLRVFFMVGPLQDINYARDLLKMHSFSCPVLMVLAKMNQRLLKDYKPTVEQLLKTENITTVFVDGKHDVHNNRPELVAPHIINFLQTNSKL, encoded by the exons ATGGTGCTCTCACCGTTAAATGACATGGACGAAAATAACGAAGAAAGTAGAAATATAAACGAAATAAATATTTCAGTTGCATGGGGACATATAGCAG TTAAAACCTGGGGAGAACCACATCACAAACATGTTCTTATGTTCCATGGAGTAGGAGATAACGCTGGCACTTTCGACAACTTGGTACCACTCTTACCAAGAAACTTCTACTACATCTGTACAGATTTTCCAAGCCATGGCAATTCTTCTCATCTTCCACTCAGTCTACCGATAAATTCTAATGATTTCCTTTTCGTGGTAAAAATGATAATGgattattttaataaagataaataCATTTACATCGGGCACAGCATGGGAGGTCTAATTGGCTTCTGGATTTGCAAAATATATCCCGAGAGGTTCGAAAAATTTATATCCCTAGATGGGTCCCACTTCTTCACTATAGAAGGTAAGGACAGCGTAAACTACCTGAAAGTAATAATCTCGAAGCAGGAGAAAATGCTACAGTATTTATTACAAAGGAAAGGTTTGGAGTATACGTATGATGAAATTGCTGAAATTGTTAGTACGAGACGATATGGTGACGAAGTTTTAACTAAAAAAGCAACTGAACCGCTGTTAAAACGATGTCTAGAACCAACAG gtAATGGCACATACTATTATACAACAGATCTACGTGTTTTCTTTATGGTTGGTCCCCTTCAAGACATTAACTATGCGCGAGACCTATTAAAAATGCACTCTTTCTCCTGTCCCGTTCTAATGGTCTTGGCGAAAATGAATCAGCGACTTTTAAAAGATTATAAACCCACAGTtgaacaattattaaaaactgaaaatataaCTACTGTTTTTGTGGATGGAAAGCACGACGTTCATAATAACAGACCGGAATTGGTAGCACCtcatattataaattttttacaaacTAATTCCAAATTATAA